A genomic window from Macaca mulatta isolate MMU2019108-1 chromosome 19, T2T-MMU8v2.0, whole genome shotgun sequence includes:
- the PEG3 gene encoding paternally-expressed gene 3 protein isoform X2 produces MYQPEDDNSSDMTSDDDMARDRGESSPPHSVRSFSDRDWDRRGRSRDMEPRDRWSYTRNPRSRMPQRDLSLPVMAKTSFEMERDDDRDSRAYESRSQDAESYQNVVDLTEDRKPHNTIQDNMENYRKLLSLGVQLAEDDGHSHMTQGHSSRSKRSAYPSTSRGLKTMPEAKKSTHRRGICEDESSHGVIMEKFIKDVSRSSKSGRARESSDQSQRFPRMSDANWKDVSLHKRESVIQQRVYEGNAFRGGFRFNSTLVSRKRVLERKRRYHFDTDGKGSIHDQKGCPRKKPFECGSEMRKAVSMSNLSSLSSPSFSESQPIDFGAMPYVCDECGRSFSVISEFVEHQIMHTRENLYEYGESFIHSVAVSEVQKSQVGGKRFECKDCGETFNKSAALAEHRKIHAREYPVECKNQECEEAFMPSPTFSELQKIYGKDKFYECRVCKETFLHSSALIEHQKIHFGDDKDNERERDRERGETFRPSPTLNEFQKMYGKEKMYECKVCGETFLHSSSLKEHQKIHTRGNPFENKGKVCEETFIPGQSLKRRQKTYNKEKLYDFTDGRDAFMQSSELSEHQKIHSRKNLFEGRGYEKSVIHSGPFTESQKSHTITRPPESDEDEKAFTISSNPYENQKIPTKENVYERKSYERSVIHSLASVEAQKSHSVAGPSKPKVTAESTIQSFDAINHQRVRAGGNTSEGREYSRSVIHSLVTSKPPRSHSGNELVESNEKGECSIYISDLNDKRQKIPARENPCEGGSKDHNYGDSVIQSVSHARPQKSVPGEGSGEFKKDGEFSVPSSNVREYQKARAKKKYIEHRSNETSVIHSLPFGEQTFRPRGMLYECQECGECFGRISDLTEHQKIHDREKPSGSRNYEWSVIRSLAPTDPQTSYAQEQYAKQQAWNKFKEFRQFFATSKDLNTYQKIYDQEKSHGKESQGEKIRGEETYSEETHGEETYGEETHGQETIEDPVIQGSDMEDLQKDDPDNAIYECEDCGLGFVDLTDLTDHQKVHSRKCLVDSREYTHSVIHTHSVSEYQRDYTGEQLYECPKCGESFIHSSFLFEHQRIHEQDQLYSMKGCDDGFIALLPMKPRRNRAAERNPALAGSAIRCLLCGQGFIHSSALNEHMRLHREDDLLEQSQMAEEAIIPGLALTEFQRSQTEERVFECAICGEAFINPAELADHVTVHKNEPYEYGSTYTHTSFLTEPLKGAIPFYECKDCGKSFIHSTVLTKHKELHLEDDDDDDEAAAAAAAAAAQEVEANVHVPQVVLRIQGSNVEAAEPEVEAAEPEVEAAEPEVEAAEPNGEAEGPDGEAAEPNGEAEQPNGEAEQPNGDADEPDGAGIEDPEERAEEPEGDADEPDGVGIEDPEEAEDEEIQVEEPYYDCHECTETFTSSTAFGEHLKTHASMIIFEPANAFGECSGYIEHASTSTGGANQADEKYFKCDVCGQLFSDRLSLARHQNTHTG; encoded by the exons ATGTACCAACCGGAAG ACGACAACAGCAGTGACATGACCAGTGACGACGACATGGCCCGGGACAGAGGAGAGTCCTCACCACCTCACTCAGTCCGTTCTTTCA GTGACCGGGACTGGGACCGGAGGGGCAGAAGCAGAGACATGGAGCCACGAGACCGCTGGTCCTACACCAGGAACCCAAGAAGCA GGATGCCTCAGCGGGATCTTTCCCTTCCTGTGATGGCGAAAACAAGCTTTGAAATGGAAAGAGATGATGACAGGGACTCCAGGGCTTACGAGTCCCGATCTCAG GATGCTGAATCATACCAAAATGTGGTAGACCTCACTGAGGACAGGAAACCTCACAACACAATCCAGGACAACATGGAAAACTACAGGAAGCTGCTCTCCCTGG GAGTGCAGCTTGCTGAAGACGATGGCCACTCCCACATGACGCAGGGCCACTCATCAAGATCCAAGAGAAGTGCCTACCCAAGCACCAGTCGAG GTCTAAAAACTATGCCTGAAGCCAAAAAATCAACCCACCGGCGGGGGATTTGTGAAGATGAGTCTTCCCACGGAGTGATAATGGAAAAATTCATCAAGGATGTGTCGCGCAGTTCCAAATCGGGAAGAGCAAGGGAGTCAAGCGACCAGTCACAGAGATTCCCCAGAATGTCAGATGCTAACTGGAAGGACGTTTCATTGCACAAGAGGGAGTCAGTGATCCAGCAGAGGGTTTATGAAGGGAATGCATTTAGGGGAGGCTTTAGGTTTAATTCAACCCTTGTTTCCAGAAAGAGAGTTCTGGAAAGAAAGAGGCGCTATCATTTTGACACGGATGGGAAGGGCTCGATTCATGATCAAAAAGGCTGTCCCAGGAAGAAGCCCTTTGAATGTGGTAGTGAGATGAGAAAAGCCGTGAGCATGAGCAACCTGAGCAGCCTCAGCTCCCCATCGTTTAGTGAGTCGCAGCCAATTGATTTTGGGGCAATGCCATATGTATGTGATGAGTGTGGGAGGTCATTCAGTGTCATCTCAGAATTTGTTGAGCACCAGATCATGCATACTAGAGAGAACCTCTATGAGTATGGTGAGTCCTTTATTCACAGTGTGGCTGTCAGTGAAGTTCAGAAAAGTCAGGTTGGAGGGAAACGTTTTGAATGTAAGGACTGTGGAGAGACCTTCAATAAGAGTGCCGCCTTGGCTGAACATCGGAAAATTCATGCTAGAGAATATCCTGTGGAATGTAAGAATCAGGAGTGTGAGGAGGCCTTCATGCCTAGCCCAACCTTTAGTGAGCTTCAGAAAATATATGGCAAAGACAAATTCTATGAGTGCAGGGTGTGTAAGGAAACCTTCCTTCATAGTTCTGCCCTGATTGAGCACCAGAAAATCCACTTTGGGGATGACAAAGATAATGAGCGTGAACGTGATCGTGAGCGCGGGGAAACCTTTAGGCCCAGCCCAACCCTTAATGAGTTTCAGAAAATGTACGGTAAAGAGAAAATGTACGAATGTAAGGTGTGTGGGGAGACTTTCCTTCATAGCTCATCCCTGAAAGAACATCAGAAAATCCATACTAGAGGGAACCCATTTGAAAATAAGGGTAAGGTATGTGAGGAAACCTTTATTCCTGGTCAGTCCCTTAAAAGGCGTCAGAAGACTTACAATAAGGAGAAGCTCTATGACTTTACAGATGGCCGGGATGCCTTCATGCAAAGTTCAGAGCTCAGTGAGCATCAGAAAATTCATTCTCGAAAGAACCTCTTTGAAGGCAGAGGGTACGAGAAATCTGTCATTCATAGTGGACCCTTCACTGAATCTCAGAAGAGTCATACTATAACACGACCTCCTGAAAGTGATGAGGATGAGAAGGCATTCACCATTAGCTCTAACCCCTATGAAAACCAGAAGATTCCCACTAAGGAAAATGTCTATGAAAGGAAATCATATGAGAGGTCTGTTATTCATAGCTTAGCCTCTGTGGAAGCTCAGAAAAGTCACAGTGTAGCGGGGCCCAGTAAACCAAAAGTAACGGCAGAGTCTACTATTCAGAGCTTCGATGCTATCAACCATCAGAGAGTTCGTGCTGGAGGGAACACGTCTGAAGGAAGGGAATACAGTAGGTCTGTTATCCATAGCTTAGTGACTTCCAAACCTCCAAGAAGTCACAGTGGAAATGAATTGGTGGAATCTAATGAGAAGGGAGAATGCTCCATTTATATCTCAGACCTTAATGATAAGCGACAGAAGATTCCTGCCAGAGAGAACCCTTGTGAAGGGGGCAGTAAGGATCACAACTATGGAGACTCTGTCATACAGAGTGTATCCCATGCCAGACCTCAGAAAAGTGTTCCTGGAGAGGGATCTGGTGAATTTAAGAAGGATGGTGAATTCTCTGTTCCCAGCTCAAATGTCCGTGAATACCAGAAGGCTcgtgctaaaaagaaatacattgagCATAGGAGCAATGAGACCTCTGTAATTCACTCTCTACCTTTTGGTGAACAAACATTTCGCCCTCGAGGGATGCTGTATGAATGTCAGGAGTGTGGGGAGTGCTTTGGGCGTATCTCTGACCTCACTGAGCACCAGAAGATTCATGATAGAGAGAAGCCCTCTGGAAGCAGAAACTACGAATGGTCTGTCATTCGCAGCCTGGCCCCTACTGACCCTCAAACAAGTTATGCCCAAGAGCAGTATGCTAAACAGCAAGCGTGGAACAAATTTAAGGAATTCAGACAATTTTTTGCTACCAGCAAAGACCTGAACACATACCAGAAAATCTATGACCAAGAGAAGTCTCATGGTAAGGAGTCTCAAGGTGAGAAGATCCGTGGGGAGGAGACCTATAGCGAGGAGACCCACGGCGAGGAGACCTACGGCGAGGAGACCCATGGTCAGGAGACAATTGAAGACCCTGTCATTCAAGGCTCAGACATGGAAGACCTGCAGAAGGATGACCCTGATAACGCAATCTATGAATGTGAGGACTGTGGCCTGGGCTTTGTGGATCTCACAGACCTCACAGACCATCAGAAAGTCCACAGCAGGAAGTGCCTGGTTGACAGTCGGGAGTACACACATTCTGTAATTCACACCCATTCCGTCAGCGAGTATCAGAGAGATTACACTGGAGAGCAGCTGTATGAATGTCCAAAGTGTGGGGAATCTTTTATTCATAGCTCATTCCTTTTCGAGCATCAGAGAATCCATGAACAAGACCAGTTGTATTCCATGAAGGGGTGTGATGATGGTTTTATTGCCCTCTTGCCCATGAAGCCACGGAGGAATCGTGCCGCAGAGAGGAATCCTGCTCTTGCTGGGTCGGCCATTCGATGCCTTTTGTGTGGACAAGGCTTCATTCATAGCTCTGCCCTTAATGAGCATATGAGACTTCACAGGGAAGATGATTTACTGGAGCAGAGCCAGATGGCTGAGGAAGCTATCATTCCAGGCTTAGCCCTCACTGAGTTTCAGAGAAGTCAGACCGAAGAGAGAGTCTTTGAATGTGCAATCTGTGGAGAGGCTTTCATCAACCCAGCAGAACTTGCAGATCATGTAACTGTTCATAAGAATGAGCCTTATGAGTATGGGTCCACCTATACTCACACCTCATTTCTTACTGAGCCCCTCAAAGGAGCTATACCATTCTATGAATGCAAGGATTGTGGAAAGTCCTTTATTCATAGCACAGTCCTCACTAAACATAAGGAGCTTCATctggaagatgatgatgatgatgatgaagcagcagctgcagctgcagcagcagcagcccaggaagttgaagccAATGTCCACGTTCCACAAGTAGTTCTGAGGATTCAGGGGTCAAATGTAGAGGCTGCCGAGCCGGAAGTGGAGGCTGCCGAGCCGGAAGTGGAGGCTGCCGAGCCAGAGGTGGAGGCGGCTGAGCCAAACGGAGAGGCTGAAGGGCCAGATGGAGAGGCTGCAGAGCCCAATGGAGAGGCTGAACAGCCGAATGGAGAGGCCGAGCAGCCAAATGGGGATGCCGATGAACCAGATGGTGCAGGGATTGAAGACCCAGAAGAAAGAGCTGAAGAGCCAGAGGGAGATGCCGACGAGCCTGACGGTGTGGGAATTGAAGACCCAGAAGAAGCTGAAGATGAAGAGATTCAGGTAGAAGAACCATACTATGATTGCCATGAATGCACAGAAACCTTCACTTCCAGCACAGCATTCGGTGAGCACCTGAAAACTCATGCCAGCATGATCATATTTGAGCCTGCAAATGCCTTTGGGGAGTGCTCAGGCTACATCGAACATGCCAGCACCAGCACAGGTGGTGCCAATCAAGCTGATGAGAAGTACTTCAAATGTGACGTCTGTGGGCAGCTCTTTAGTGACCGCCTGTCCCTCGCCAGACACCAGAATACCCACACTGGCTGA
- the PEG3 gene encoding paternally-expressed gene 3 protein isoform X1, whose translation MYQPEDDNSSDMTSDDDMARDRGESSPPHSVRSFSGDRDWDRRGRSRDMEPRDRWSYTRNPRSRMPQRDLSLPVMAKTSFEMERDDDRDSRAYESRSQDAESYQNVVDLTEDRKPHNTIQDNMENYRKLLSLGVQLAEDDGHSHMTQGHSSRSKRSAYPSTSRGLKTMPEAKKSTHRRGICEDESSHGVIMEKFIKDVSRSSKSGRARESSDQSQRFPRMSDANWKDVSLHKRESVIQQRVYEGNAFRGGFRFNSTLVSRKRVLERKRRYHFDTDGKGSIHDQKGCPRKKPFECGSEMRKAVSMSNLSSLSSPSFSESQPIDFGAMPYVCDECGRSFSVISEFVEHQIMHTRENLYEYGESFIHSVAVSEVQKSQVGGKRFECKDCGETFNKSAALAEHRKIHAREYPVECKNQECEEAFMPSPTFSELQKIYGKDKFYECRVCKETFLHSSALIEHQKIHFGDDKDNERERDRERGETFRPSPTLNEFQKMYGKEKMYECKVCGETFLHSSSLKEHQKIHTRGNPFENKGKVCEETFIPGQSLKRRQKTYNKEKLYDFTDGRDAFMQSSELSEHQKIHSRKNLFEGRGYEKSVIHSGPFTESQKSHTITRPPESDEDEKAFTISSNPYENQKIPTKENVYERKSYERSVIHSLASVEAQKSHSVAGPSKPKVTAESTIQSFDAINHQRVRAGGNTSEGREYSRSVIHSLVTSKPPRSHSGNELVESNEKGECSIYISDLNDKRQKIPARENPCEGGSKDHNYGDSVIQSVSHARPQKSVPGEGSGEFKKDGEFSVPSSNVREYQKARAKKKYIEHRSNETSVIHSLPFGEQTFRPRGMLYECQECGECFGRISDLTEHQKIHDREKPSGSRNYEWSVIRSLAPTDPQTSYAQEQYAKQQAWNKFKEFRQFFATSKDLNTYQKIYDQEKSHGKESQGEKIRGEETYSEETHGEETYGEETHGQETIEDPVIQGSDMEDLQKDDPDNAIYECEDCGLGFVDLTDLTDHQKVHSRKCLVDSREYTHSVIHTHSVSEYQRDYTGEQLYECPKCGESFIHSSFLFEHQRIHEQDQLYSMKGCDDGFIALLPMKPRRNRAAERNPALAGSAIRCLLCGQGFIHSSALNEHMRLHREDDLLEQSQMAEEAIIPGLALTEFQRSQTEERVFECAICGEAFINPAELADHVTVHKNEPYEYGSTYTHTSFLTEPLKGAIPFYECKDCGKSFIHSTVLTKHKELHLEDDDDDDEAAAAAAAAAAQEVEANVHVPQVVLRIQGSNVEAAEPEVEAAEPEVEAAEPEVEAAEPNGEAEGPDGEAAEPNGEAEQPNGEAEQPNGDADEPDGAGIEDPEERAEEPEGDADEPDGVGIEDPEEAEDEEIQVEEPYYDCHECTETFTSSTAFGEHLKTHASMIIFEPANAFGECSGYIEHASTSTGGANQADEKYFKCDVCGQLFSDRLSLARHQNTHTG comes from the exons ATGTACCAACCGGAAG ACGACAACAGCAGTGACATGACCAGTGACGACGACATGGCCCGGGACAGAGGAGAGTCCTCACCACCTCACTCAGTCCGTTCTTTCAGTG GTGACCGGGACTGGGACCGGAGGGGCAGAAGCAGAGACATGGAGCCACGAGACCGCTGGTCCTACACCAGGAACCCAAGAAGCA GGATGCCTCAGCGGGATCTTTCCCTTCCTGTGATGGCGAAAACAAGCTTTGAAATGGAAAGAGATGATGACAGGGACTCCAGGGCTTACGAGTCCCGATCTCAG GATGCTGAATCATACCAAAATGTGGTAGACCTCACTGAGGACAGGAAACCTCACAACACAATCCAGGACAACATGGAAAACTACAGGAAGCTGCTCTCCCTGG GAGTGCAGCTTGCTGAAGACGATGGCCACTCCCACATGACGCAGGGCCACTCATCAAGATCCAAGAGAAGTGCCTACCCAAGCACCAGTCGAG GTCTAAAAACTATGCCTGAAGCCAAAAAATCAACCCACCGGCGGGGGATTTGTGAAGATGAGTCTTCCCACGGAGTGATAATGGAAAAATTCATCAAGGATGTGTCGCGCAGTTCCAAATCGGGAAGAGCAAGGGAGTCAAGCGACCAGTCACAGAGATTCCCCAGAATGTCAGATGCTAACTGGAAGGACGTTTCATTGCACAAGAGGGAGTCAGTGATCCAGCAGAGGGTTTATGAAGGGAATGCATTTAGGGGAGGCTTTAGGTTTAATTCAACCCTTGTTTCCAGAAAGAGAGTTCTGGAAAGAAAGAGGCGCTATCATTTTGACACGGATGGGAAGGGCTCGATTCATGATCAAAAAGGCTGTCCCAGGAAGAAGCCCTTTGAATGTGGTAGTGAGATGAGAAAAGCCGTGAGCATGAGCAACCTGAGCAGCCTCAGCTCCCCATCGTTTAGTGAGTCGCAGCCAATTGATTTTGGGGCAATGCCATATGTATGTGATGAGTGTGGGAGGTCATTCAGTGTCATCTCAGAATTTGTTGAGCACCAGATCATGCATACTAGAGAGAACCTCTATGAGTATGGTGAGTCCTTTATTCACAGTGTGGCTGTCAGTGAAGTTCAGAAAAGTCAGGTTGGAGGGAAACGTTTTGAATGTAAGGACTGTGGAGAGACCTTCAATAAGAGTGCCGCCTTGGCTGAACATCGGAAAATTCATGCTAGAGAATATCCTGTGGAATGTAAGAATCAGGAGTGTGAGGAGGCCTTCATGCCTAGCCCAACCTTTAGTGAGCTTCAGAAAATATATGGCAAAGACAAATTCTATGAGTGCAGGGTGTGTAAGGAAACCTTCCTTCATAGTTCTGCCCTGATTGAGCACCAGAAAATCCACTTTGGGGATGACAAAGATAATGAGCGTGAACGTGATCGTGAGCGCGGGGAAACCTTTAGGCCCAGCCCAACCCTTAATGAGTTTCAGAAAATGTACGGTAAAGAGAAAATGTACGAATGTAAGGTGTGTGGGGAGACTTTCCTTCATAGCTCATCCCTGAAAGAACATCAGAAAATCCATACTAGAGGGAACCCATTTGAAAATAAGGGTAAGGTATGTGAGGAAACCTTTATTCCTGGTCAGTCCCTTAAAAGGCGTCAGAAGACTTACAATAAGGAGAAGCTCTATGACTTTACAGATGGCCGGGATGCCTTCATGCAAAGTTCAGAGCTCAGTGAGCATCAGAAAATTCATTCTCGAAAGAACCTCTTTGAAGGCAGAGGGTACGAGAAATCTGTCATTCATAGTGGACCCTTCACTGAATCTCAGAAGAGTCATACTATAACACGACCTCCTGAAAGTGATGAGGATGAGAAGGCATTCACCATTAGCTCTAACCCCTATGAAAACCAGAAGATTCCCACTAAGGAAAATGTCTATGAAAGGAAATCATATGAGAGGTCTGTTATTCATAGCTTAGCCTCTGTGGAAGCTCAGAAAAGTCACAGTGTAGCGGGGCCCAGTAAACCAAAAGTAACGGCAGAGTCTACTATTCAGAGCTTCGATGCTATCAACCATCAGAGAGTTCGTGCTGGAGGGAACACGTCTGAAGGAAGGGAATACAGTAGGTCTGTTATCCATAGCTTAGTGACTTCCAAACCTCCAAGAAGTCACAGTGGAAATGAATTGGTGGAATCTAATGAGAAGGGAGAATGCTCCATTTATATCTCAGACCTTAATGATAAGCGACAGAAGATTCCTGCCAGAGAGAACCCTTGTGAAGGGGGCAGTAAGGATCACAACTATGGAGACTCTGTCATACAGAGTGTATCCCATGCCAGACCTCAGAAAAGTGTTCCTGGAGAGGGATCTGGTGAATTTAAGAAGGATGGTGAATTCTCTGTTCCCAGCTCAAATGTCCGTGAATACCAGAAGGCTcgtgctaaaaagaaatacattgagCATAGGAGCAATGAGACCTCTGTAATTCACTCTCTACCTTTTGGTGAACAAACATTTCGCCCTCGAGGGATGCTGTATGAATGTCAGGAGTGTGGGGAGTGCTTTGGGCGTATCTCTGACCTCACTGAGCACCAGAAGATTCATGATAGAGAGAAGCCCTCTGGAAGCAGAAACTACGAATGGTCTGTCATTCGCAGCCTGGCCCCTACTGACCCTCAAACAAGTTATGCCCAAGAGCAGTATGCTAAACAGCAAGCGTGGAACAAATTTAAGGAATTCAGACAATTTTTTGCTACCAGCAAAGACCTGAACACATACCAGAAAATCTATGACCAAGAGAAGTCTCATGGTAAGGAGTCTCAAGGTGAGAAGATCCGTGGGGAGGAGACCTATAGCGAGGAGACCCACGGCGAGGAGACCTACGGCGAGGAGACCCATGGTCAGGAGACAATTGAAGACCCTGTCATTCAAGGCTCAGACATGGAAGACCTGCAGAAGGATGACCCTGATAACGCAATCTATGAATGTGAGGACTGTGGCCTGGGCTTTGTGGATCTCACAGACCTCACAGACCATCAGAAAGTCCACAGCAGGAAGTGCCTGGTTGACAGTCGGGAGTACACACATTCTGTAATTCACACCCATTCCGTCAGCGAGTATCAGAGAGATTACACTGGAGAGCAGCTGTATGAATGTCCAAAGTGTGGGGAATCTTTTATTCATAGCTCATTCCTTTTCGAGCATCAGAGAATCCATGAACAAGACCAGTTGTATTCCATGAAGGGGTGTGATGATGGTTTTATTGCCCTCTTGCCCATGAAGCCACGGAGGAATCGTGCCGCAGAGAGGAATCCTGCTCTTGCTGGGTCGGCCATTCGATGCCTTTTGTGTGGACAAGGCTTCATTCATAGCTCTGCCCTTAATGAGCATATGAGACTTCACAGGGAAGATGATTTACTGGAGCAGAGCCAGATGGCTGAGGAAGCTATCATTCCAGGCTTAGCCCTCACTGAGTTTCAGAGAAGTCAGACCGAAGAGAGAGTCTTTGAATGTGCAATCTGTGGAGAGGCTTTCATCAACCCAGCAGAACTTGCAGATCATGTAACTGTTCATAAGAATGAGCCTTATGAGTATGGGTCCACCTATACTCACACCTCATTTCTTACTGAGCCCCTCAAAGGAGCTATACCATTCTATGAATGCAAGGATTGTGGAAAGTCCTTTATTCATAGCACAGTCCTCACTAAACATAAGGAGCTTCATctggaagatgatgatgatgatgatgaagcagcagctgcagctgcagcagcagcagcccaggaagttgaagccAATGTCCACGTTCCACAAGTAGTTCTGAGGATTCAGGGGTCAAATGTAGAGGCTGCCGAGCCGGAAGTGGAGGCTGCCGAGCCGGAAGTGGAGGCTGCCGAGCCAGAGGTGGAGGCGGCTGAGCCAAACGGAGAGGCTGAAGGGCCAGATGGAGAGGCTGCAGAGCCCAATGGAGAGGCTGAACAGCCGAATGGAGAGGCCGAGCAGCCAAATGGGGATGCCGATGAACCAGATGGTGCAGGGATTGAAGACCCAGAAGAAAGAGCTGAAGAGCCAGAGGGAGATGCCGACGAGCCTGACGGTGTGGGAATTGAAGACCCAGAAGAAGCTGAAGATGAAGAGATTCAGGTAGAAGAACCATACTATGATTGCCATGAATGCACAGAAACCTTCACTTCCAGCACAGCATTCGGTGAGCACCTGAAAACTCATGCCAGCATGATCATATTTGAGCCTGCAAATGCCTTTGGGGAGTGCTCAGGCTACATCGAACATGCCAGCACCAGCACAGGTGGTGCCAATCAAGCTGATGAGAAGTACTTCAAATGTGACGTCTGTGGGCAGCTCTTTAGTGACCGCCTGTCCCTCGCCAGACACCAGAATACCCACACTGGCTGA